Proteins from a genomic interval of Ndongobacter massiliensis:
- a CDS encoding cytidine deaminase yields MDIWDTMYEKAKAQFHPEEVSPFVYAHHVVCAIEAENGEIFTGFCIESCSGGLNLCAERVAALNMYVNSGQTKVKRLIAFRDKAPYGAGSGMPCGACREFFYQLNEENEKMEIMEDFEQRKTVTLKELMQNWWGKDRYAEAKAK; encoded by the coding sequence ATGGATATTTGGGATACAATGTATGAAAAGGCGAAGGCACAATTTCATCCGGAGGAAGTTTCACCATTTGTTTACGCACATCATGTTGTATGTGCAATAGAAGCTGAAAACGGAGAAATTTTCACGGGTTTCTGCATTGAGAGCTGCAGTGGGGGTCTTAATTTGTGCGCAGAACGCGTGGCCGCTCTTAATATGTATGTGAATAGCGGACAGACGAAGGTGAAGCGCCTAATCGCATTCCGCGACAAGGCACCTTATGGTGCGGGAAGCGGTATGCCTTGTGGAGCGTGTAGAGAGTTCTTTTATCAATTGAATGAAGAAAATGAAAAAATGGAGATTATGGAGGACTTTGAACAGCGGAAGACTGTCACGTTGAAGGAGCTCATGCAAAATTGGTGGGGCAAAGATAGATATGCTGAAGCGAAAGCAAAATGA